In the Pseudomonas orientalis genome, one interval contains:
- a CDS encoding acetyl-CoA hydrolase/transferase family protein, translating to MYRDRIRLPSLLNKVMSAADAAALIEDGMTVGMSGFTRAGEAKAVPHALAERAKTSPLKITLMTGASLGNDLDKQLTEAGVLSRRMPFQVDSTLRKAINAGEVMFIDQHLSETVEQLRNNQLKLPDIAVIEAVAITEQGHIVPTTSVGNSASFAIFAKQVIVEINLAHNPNLEGLHDIYIPSYRPTRTPIPLVKVDDRIGSPAIPIPPEKIVAIVITNQADSASTVTPPDSDTQGIANHLINFLKQEVDAGRMTNKLGPLQAGIGNIANAVMCGLIDSPFEDLTMYSEVLQDSTFDLIDAGKLSFASGSSITLSERRNADVFGNLAHYKDKLVLRPQEISNHPEVVRRLGIIGINTALEFDIYGNVNSTHICGTRMMNGIGGSGDFARNAHLAIFVTKSIAKGGAISSVVPMVSHVDHTEHDVDILVTEVGLADLRGLAPRERARVIIDNCVHPAYRDALNNYFVAACAIGGHTPHILRDALSWHINLEETGHMLKA from the coding sequence ATGTACCGTGATCGTATCCGCTTGCCTTCGTTGCTGAACAAGGTCATGAGCGCGGCAGACGCCGCTGCACTGATCGAGGACGGCATGACCGTCGGCATGAGCGGCTTCACCCGCGCCGGTGAAGCCAAGGCCGTCCCCCACGCCCTGGCCGAACGCGCCAAGACGTCACCGCTGAAAATCACCCTGATGACCGGCGCCAGCCTGGGTAACGACCTGGACAAGCAATTGACCGAAGCCGGGGTGCTGTCACGCCGTATGCCGTTCCAGGTCGATAGCACCTTGCGCAAGGCCATCAACGCCGGCGAAGTGATGTTTATCGATCAGCACCTGTCGGAAACCGTCGAGCAACTGCGCAATAACCAGCTCAAGCTGCCGGACATTGCCGTGATCGAGGCCGTTGCGATCACCGAACAAGGCCATATCGTGCCCACCACGTCCGTGGGCAACTCCGCCAGTTTCGCGATCTTCGCCAAGCAAGTGATCGTCGAGATCAACTTGGCGCACAACCCGAACCTGGAGGGGCTGCACGACATTTATATCCCGTCCTACCGGCCAACCCGCACGCCGATTCCGCTGGTCAAAGTTGACGACCGCATAGGCAGCCCGGCGATTCCCATCCCGCCCGAGAAGATCGTCGCCATCGTGATCACCAACCAAGCCGATTCCGCCTCCACGGTGACGCCACCCGACAGCGACACCCAAGGCATCGCCAATCACCTGATCAACTTTCTGAAACAGGAAGTTGATGCGGGGCGCATGACCAACAAGCTCGGCCCGCTGCAGGCCGGGATCGGTAACATTGCCAACGCGGTGATGTGCGGCTTGATCGACTCGCCGTTCGAAGACCTGACCATGTATTCGGAAGTGTTGCAGGACTCGACGTTCGACCTGATCGACGCCGGCAAGCTGAGCTTCGCCTCCGGCAGCTCGATTACCCTGTCGGAGCGGCGCAATGCCGATGTGTTCGGCAATCTTGCGCACTACAAGGACAAGCTGGTGCTGCGCCCGCAGGAAATCTCCAATCACCCCGAAGTGGTGCGTCGCCTGGGCATCATTGGTATCAACACCGCGCTGGAGTTCGATATCTACGGCAACGTCAACTCCACTCATATTTGCGGCACGCGGATGATGAACGGCATAGGCGGTTCCGGGGACTTTGCGCGCAATGCGCACCTGGCGATTTTCGTCACCAAATCGATTGCCAAAGGCGGCGCTATTTCCAGCGTAGTGCCGATGGTCAGCCATGTGGACCACACCGAGCATGACGTCGACATCCTGGTGACCGAAGTCGGCCTGGCCGACCTGCGCGGCCTGGCGCCACGGGAGCGGGCCCGAGTAATCATCGACAACTGTGTGCACCCGGCGTATCGCGACGCACTGAACAATTACTTCGTTGCCGCCTGTGCTATCGGCGGACATACCCCGCATATCCTGCGCGACGCACTGAGCTGGCACATCAACCTGGAAGAAACCGGACACATGCTCAAGGCTTGA
- a CDS encoding NAD(P)(+) transhydrogenase (Re/Si-specific) subunit beta, which yields MSMNLVTTLYLIASICFIQALKGLSHPTTSRRGNLFGMLGMALAVLTTVGLIYKLGAELATAGIGYVIVGLLVGGTAGSIMAKRVEMTKMPELVAFMHSMIGLAAVFIAIAAVVEPQSLGIVKHLGDAIPAGNRLELFLGAAIGAITFSGSVIAFGKLSGKYKFRLFQGAPVQFGGQHKLNLVLGLLTLGLGLAFMFTGNLTAFAMMLALAFVLGVLIIIPIGGADMPVVVSMLNSYSGWAAAGIGFSLNNSMLIIAGSLVGSSGAILSYIMCKAMNRSFFNVLLGGFGNAPDAGAAAGSKEARPVKSGSADDATFLLTNADTVIIVPGYGLAVARAQHALKELTEKLTHRGVTVKYAIHPVAGRMPGHMNVLLAEAEVPYDQVFEMEDINSEFGQADVVLVLGANDVVNPAAKNDPNSPIAGMPILEAFKAKTIIVNKRSMASGYAGLDNELFYLDKTMMVFGDAKKVIEDMVKAVE from the coding sequence ATGAGCATGAACCTCGTCACGACGCTCTACCTGATTGCGTCGATCTGTTTCATCCAGGCCCTCAAAGGCCTCTCGCATCCGACCACCTCGCGGCGCGGCAACCTGTTCGGCATGCTCGGCATGGCGCTGGCGGTACTCACCACCGTGGGCCTGATCTATAAGCTCGGCGCCGAGCTGGCGACGGCCGGTATCGGCTATGTGATCGTCGGCCTGCTGGTCGGCGGCACCGCCGGTTCGATCATGGCCAAGCGCGTCGAAATGACCAAGATGCCGGAACTGGTGGCGTTCATGCACAGCATGATCGGCCTGGCCGCGGTATTCATCGCCATCGCGGCGGTCGTCGAGCCGCAATCCCTGGGCATCGTCAAACACTTGGGCGACGCCATTCCTGCGGGCAACCGCCTGGAACTGTTCCTCGGCGCCGCCATCGGTGCAATCACCTTCTCCGGTTCGGTGATCGCCTTCGGCAAGCTGTCCGGCAAATACAAGTTCCGCCTGTTCCAGGGCGCACCGGTACAGTTCGGTGGCCAGCACAAGCTCAACCTGGTGCTGGGCCTTCTGACACTGGGCCTGGGCCTGGCCTTCATGTTCACCGGCAACCTCACGGCCTTCGCCATGATGCTGGCCCTGGCCTTTGTACTGGGCGTGCTGATCATCATCCCGATCGGCGGCGCCGACATGCCGGTGGTTGTGTCGATGCTCAACAGCTACTCCGGCTGGGCAGCGGCGGGGATTGGCTTCTCGCTGAACAACTCGATGCTGATCATCGCCGGCTCCCTGGTGGGCTCCAGCGGCGCGATCCTGTCGTACATCATGTGCAAGGCCATGAACCGCTCCTTCTTCAACGTGCTGCTCGGCGGCTTCGGCAATGCGCCGGACGCCGGTGCTGCGGCAGGTTCCAAGGAAGCACGCCCAGTGAAATCCGGCTCGGCCGACGATGCCACCTTCCTGCTGACCAACGCCGACACGGTGATCATCGTGCCGGGCTACGGCCTGGCCGTCGCACGGGCGCAACACGCGCTCAAGGAACTGACCGAGAAGCTGACGCATCGCGGCGTAACGGTGAAGTACGCGATCCACCCCGTGGCCGGCCGCATGCCGGGACATATGAACGTACTGCTGGCCGAGGCCGAGGTGCCGTACGACCAGGTGTTCGAGATGGAAGACATCAACTCCGAGTTCGGCCAGGCCGACGTGGTGCTGGTGCTGGGCGCCAACGATGTGGTCAACCCGGCGGCCAAGAACGATCCGAACTCACCGATCGCCGGCATGCCGATCCTTGAGGCGTTCAAGGCCAAGACCATCATCGTCAACAAGCGCTCGATGGCCAGCGGCTATGCGGGCCTGGACAACGAGTTGTTCTACCTGGACAAGACCATGATGGTCTTCGGTGATGCCAAGAAGGTCATCGAAGATATGGTCAAGGCCGTCGAATAA
- a CDS encoding DUF2388 domain-containing protein, which yields MSRLRLLCTAALLAVAASANASSFIVTTDSIVGALKATSDATSDATSSLRDNKVVRAARDDAASFVASEGAIRGVKLESALAQIRQQAPQLNTATDAQLAQAILAI from the coding sequence ATGTCCCGTCTTCGCCTGCTGTGCACCGCCGCCCTGTTGGCCGTTGCTGCCAGCGCCAACGCGAGCAGCTTTATCGTCACCACCGATTCGATCGTTGGCGCACTGAAAGCCACCTCCGACGCCACGTCCGATGCCACATCCTCCCTGCGCGACAACAAGGTGGTGCGAGCCGCCCGTGACGACGCGGCCAGCTTTGTCGCCAGCGAAGGCGCCATTCGTGGCGTGAAACTGGAGAGCGCCCTGGCACAGATCCGCCAACAGGCGCCGCAATTGAACACCGCCACTGACGCTCAATTGGCCCAGGCGATCCTGGCGATCTAA
- a CDS encoding DUF4105 domain-containing protein produces MRRVKAWLLAGAMLLCAGAAQASLQLQLKTDGLSPTEQQASQALLDEAMGALPPRFIEQLDRRIEVGWTDKMPANAYGQASLVSELDLNRNLLASLTDGSAATRKTNRPHGTVRQEMLATVLHELTHIYDRARLWSKDERALIQRCSRQNNITGLIGLPDQCRGQNNRRFTLSDDPRLLDLAGWPQYVGRRGEREQHNNQVVRSPDIYETTSPLEFVAVNMEYFLLDPSYACRRPALARYYTEHFGWAPPGQDKCGNTYAFLNAGNDFAKTPLGHIDPERVYEIDYLLAEANQNLVSRWGHSMLRLVICAPGRPRGPDCRLDLDQHLVLSYRAFVGDVQLSSWDGLVGKYPSRLFVLPLAQVIDEYTKTELRGLASVPLKLNRQEINDTVEHAAEMHWSYDGNYFFISNNCAVESLKLLRSGSANPQLTGLDNITPNGLLEVLSARGLADTSVLDDKREALRLGYHFDSFRERYQAMFDVLRKRLPIKQTQVEDWLSLDAQERRQWFSQADLRTSAALLLLEQASFRKQLMLAQDEVKQRYLNARELKNGGMEHANNTLQQILANSGFLSRPAELLDSGGYGLPQPSEAKRLESESAERQKQLQSLTGELDKQVRALLDPARAAEIAACEANLKQMGEHLRALHKAAGGLELP; encoded by the coding sequence GTGAGGCGCGTCAAAGCCTGGCTCCTGGCCGGGGCTATGCTGCTGTGTGCCGGTGCGGCCCAGGCCAGCCTGCAACTGCAGCTCAAGACCGATGGCCTGAGCCCGACTGAACAGCAGGCCAGCCAGGCATTGCTCGATGAAGCGATGGGCGCCCTGCCGCCGCGCTTCATCGAGCAACTGGACCGTCGCATCGAAGTCGGCTGGACCGACAAGATGCCTGCAAACGCTTACGGCCAGGCCTCCCTGGTGTCCGAACTGGACCTCAACCGAAACCTGCTGGCCAGCCTGACCGACGGCAGCGCCGCGACTCGTAAGACCAACCGCCCCCACGGCACCGTGCGTCAGGAAATGCTCGCCACCGTGCTGCATGAACTGACCCACATCTATGACCGTGCGCGCCTGTGGTCCAAAGACGAGCGCGCCCTGATCCAGCGCTGCAGCCGCCAGAACAACATCACCGGCCTGATCGGCCTGCCCGACCAATGCCGTGGCCAGAACAACCGTCGCTTCACCCTGAGTGACGACCCTCGCCTGCTGGACCTCGCCGGCTGGCCGCAATACGTCGGCCGTCGCGGCGAACGCGAACAGCACAACAACCAGGTCGTTCGCAGCCCGGACATCTACGAAACCACCAGCCCGCTGGAGTTCGTCGCGGTCAACATGGAGTACTTCCTCCTCGACCCCAGCTATGCCTGTCGCCGTCCCGCGCTGGCGCGCTATTACACGGAACACTTCGGCTGGGCGCCGCCCGGGCAGGACAAGTGCGGCAATACCTATGCTTTTCTGAACGCCGGCAACGATTTCGCCAAGACACCGTTGGGCCATATCGACCCGGAGCGCGTCTATGAAATCGACTACCTGCTCGCCGAAGCCAACCAGAATCTGGTGAGCCGCTGGGGCCATAGCATGCTGCGCCTGGTGATCTGTGCGCCCGGCCGTCCTCGCGGGCCGGATTGCCGGCTGGACCTGGATCAGCACCTGGTGTTGTCCTACCGCGCTTTCGTCGGCGACGTACAGCTGTCGAGCTGGGATGGCCTGGTGGGCAAATACCCGTCACGTCTTTTCGTGCTGCCGCTGGCACAAGTCATCGACGAATACACCAAGACCGAATTGCGCGGCCTGGCGTCGGTGCCGCTCAAGCTCAACCGCCAGGAAATCAACGACACGGTCGAACATGCCGCCGAGATGCACTGGAGCTACGACGGCAACTACTTCTTCATTTCCAACAACTGCGCGGTGGAAAGCTTGAAGCTGCTGCGCAGTGGCAGCGCGAATCCACAACTGACCGGCCTGGACAACATCACTCCCAATGGCTTGCTGGAAGTACTCAGCGCGCGTGGGCTGGCCGACACCAGCGTACTGGATGACAAGCGCGAAGCGTTGCGCCTGGGCTATCACTTCGACTCGTTCCGCGAGCGCTACCAGGCGATGTTCGATGTACTGCGCAAACGTCTGCCGATCAAGCAGACCCAGGTCGAAGACTGGCTGTCGCTGGATGCGCAGGAGCGCCGCCAATGGTTCAGCCAGGCTGACTTGCGAACCAGCGCCGCATTGCTGTTGCTGGAACAGGCCAGCTTTCGCAAACAATTGATGCTCGCCCAGGACGAAGTCAAACAACGCTACCTCAATGCCCGGGAGCTGAAAAACGGCGGCATGGAACACGCCAACAACACATTGCAGCAAATCCTCGCCAACAGCGGTTTCCTCAGTCGCCCGGCCGAGTTGCTCGACAGCGGTGGCTATGGCCTGCCACAACCTTCGGAGGCCAAGCGGCTGGAATCGGAAAGTGCCGAGCGCCAGAAACAACTGCAATCGCTGACTGGCGAGCTGGATAAACAGGTGAGGGCGCTGCTTGATCCGGCCCGCGCTGCCGAGATTGCCGCCTGCGAGGCCAATCTCAAGCAGATGGGTGAGCACCTGCGGGCGTTGCATAAAGCGGCCGGTGGCCTCGAACTGCCGTAA
- a CDS encoding DUF2388 domain-containing protein, whose protein sequence is MRSPLIIAALGLLFLADVAQAQTLKATSNIVVRASARTIDFTSDTTTSIRDSKIVREAHDDAASFVATNGEIRGAQLEAAFDTLRTRVPEARDASDQTLAEAILAL, encoded by the coding sequence ATGCGTAGCCCGTTGATCATCGCCGCCCTCGGCCTGCTGTTTCTGGCTGATGTCGCCCAGGCGCAAACCCTGAAAGCCACCAGTAACATCGTCGTTCGCGCTTCGGCGCGCACCATTGATTTCACCTCCGACACCACCACCTCGATCCGCGATTCCAAGATCGTGCGCGAAGCCCACGATGATGCCGCCAGTTTCGTCGCCACCAATGGCGAGATCCGTGGCGCGCAACTCGAAGCCGCCTTTGACACCCTGCGCACCCGCGTACCAGAAGCCCGTGATGCCAGCGACCAGACGCTCGCCGAAGCTATCCTCGCTCTGTGA
- a CDS encoding Re/Si-specific NAD(P)(+) transhydrogenase subunit alpha, with protein sequence MHIGVPLETQTGETRVAATPETIKKLIGQGHKVTVQNGAGINASIVDSAYETAGATIGSANDAFGAELILKVVAPSDSELALIKSGTVLVGMLNPFSNETIAKLAERGITAFALEAAPRTSRAQSLDVLSSQANIAGYKAVLLAAHHYPRFMPMLMTAAGTVKAARVLILGAGVAGLQAIATAKRLGAVIEASDVRPAVKEQIESLGAKFVDVPYETDEERECAVGVGGYARPMPTSWMQRQALAVHERARQADIVITTALIPGRKAPTLLSAETVAQMKPGSVVIDLAAAQGGNCPLTIADQVVVENGVIICGPTNLAGAVAADASALYARNLLDFLKLVFTQEGQFEINLEDDIVAACLMCRDGQVIRKNA encoded by the coding sequence GTGCACATTGGTGTTCCTCTCGAAACCCAGACCGGTGAAACGCGGGTGGCTGCCACCCCGGAAACCATCAAGAAGCTGATCGGCCAGGGCCATAAGGTCACTGTGCAAAACGGCGCAGGCATCAACGCCAGCATCGTTGACAGTGCCTATGAAACGGCAGGCGCAACCATTGGCAGCGCCAACGATGCGTTTGGCGCCGAACTGATCCTCAAGGTGGTTGCCCCCAGCGACAGCGAACTGGCGCTGATCAAAAGCGGCACCGTATTGGTGGGCATGCTCAACCCGTTCAGCAACGAAACCATCGCCAAGCTCGCAGAGCGCGGCATCACGGCATTCGCCCTTGAAGCTGCGCCACGCACCTCCCGGGCCCAGAGCCTGGATGTGCTGTCCTCCCAAGCCAACATCGCCGGCTATAAAGCCGTGTTGCTGGCTGCCCACCACTACCCGCGCTTCATGCCGATGTTGATGACCGCCGCAGGCACCGTGAAAGCGGCCCGCGTGCTGATTCTTGGCGCCGGCGTCGCAGGTTTGCAGGCCATCGCCACGGCGAAACGCCTGGGTGCAGTGATCGAAGCCTCCGATGTACGCCCGGCCGTAAAGGAACAGATCGAATCCCTCGGCGCCAAGTTCGTTGATGTGCCTTACGAAACCGATGAGGAACGCGAATGCGCGGTCGGCGTCGGCGGATATGCGCGCCCGATGCCCACCAGCTGGATGCAGCGCCAGGCCCTGGCAGTCCACGAACGCGCCAGGCAAGCCGATATTGTCATCACCACGGCGTTGATCCCCGGCCGTAAAGCGCCCACCTTGCTCAGCGCCGAAACCGTGGCGCAGATGAAGCCCGGCTCGGTGGTCATCGACCTCGCGGCAGCCCAGGGTGGCAACTGCCCGCTGACGATTGCAGATCAAGTGGTGGTGGAAAACGGCGTGATCATCTGCGGCCCGACCAACCTGGCCGGCGCCGTGGCAGCCGATGCATCGGCCTTGTATGCGCGCAACCTGCTGGACTTTCTGAAACTGGTGTTCACCCAGGAAGGGCAGTTTGAAATCAACCTCGAAGACGACATCGTCGCCGCGTGCCTGATGTGCCGCGACGGCCAAGTCATCCGCAAAAACGCCTAA
- a CDS encoding LysR family transcriptional regulator, translating to MRRKIPSTIALISFEAAARHESFTKAAQELSITQGAICRQIASLEQFLSVELFRRSRRGVKLTEAGLSYSRRVATQLDAVERDTLSVMGQQGANVIELAVVPTFGTQWLIPRLKDFQQWHPEVTVNLTNRTRPFLFADTEFDAAIYFGDADWSGTESHRLMGENPVPVCSPRLLGDRAHFTPQEMADLPLLQQTTRPYAWRQWFNAQQLNVPRDMTGPRYELFSMLSQAAMHDMGIALIPPFLIQRELKEQQLVIASHQILRSDKAYYLMIPERKVESASLHAFRDWLIEQSRRYSPDIQG from the coding sequence ATGCGCAGAAAGATTCCCAGCACTATCGCCCTTATCAGCTTTGAAGCAGCGGCCCGCCATGAGAGCTTCACCAAGGCAGCGCAAGAGCTTTCCATCACCCAAGGTGCGATCTGCCGACAGATCGCCAGCCTTGAACAGTTTTTAAGTGTCGAGCTGTTTCGGCGCTCGCGACGCGGGGTAAAGCTGACCGAGGCAGGGCTGTCTTATAGCCGCAGGGTGGCAACACAACTGGATGCGGTGGAACGCGACACTCTTTCAGTGATGGGCCAGCAGGGCGCGAATGTCATCGAACTCGCCGTCGTGCCCACGTTCGGCACCCAATGGCTGATCCCGCGATTGAAGGACTTTCAACAATGGCACCCGGAAGTGACGGTCAACTTGACCAACCGCACGCGCCCCTTCCTGTTTGCCGACACCGAGTTCGACGCGGCGATCTATTTCGGCGATGCCGACTGGTCCGGCACCGAATCCCACAGACTCATGGGTGAAAACCCCGTCCCCGTATGCAGCCCACGCTTGCTTGGCGACCGCGCCCACTTCACACCCCAGGAAATGGCCGACCTGCCCCTTTTGCAGCAGACAACGCGCCCTTATGCCTGGCGTCAGTGGTTTAACGCCCAACAGTTGAACGTCCCCCGCGACATGACAGGCCCGCGTTACGAGCTATTCTCAATGTTGTCCCAGGCGGCGATGCATGACATGGGCATTGCGCTGATCCCGCCGTTCCTGATCCAGCGCGAATTGAAAGAGCAGCAACTGGTTATCGCGAGCCACCAAATCCTGCGCAGCGACAAGGCTTACTACCTGATGATTCCGGAACGAAAGGTCGAGTCCGCGTCCCTGCATGCGTTTCGTGATTGGCTCATCGAGCAATCTCGGCGCTATAGCCCCGATATTCAGGGCTAA
- a CDS encoding DUF1127 domain-containing protein — protein sequence MERTLSSELFFEEKAVNTQASLPLRVLANLMLWQRRISSRHQLARLDSRLLADAGISEAQRYEELSKPFWR from the coding sequence ATGGAACGTACACTCAGTTCCGAACTGTTCTTCGAAGAAAAAGCTGTCAACACCCAGGCTTCCCTGCCTCTGCGCGTTCTCGCCAACCTGATGTTGTGGCAGCGCCGCATCTCCAGCCGCCACCAATTGGCACGCCTGGATTCGCGTTTGCTGGCTGACGCCGGTATCAGCGAAGCTCAACGCTACGAAGAGCTGAGCAAGCCGTTCTGGCGCTGA
- a CDS encoding DUF2388 domain-containing protein encodes MAFSYRLLIVPLLFCACWAPLASAFDVSVQSTVVSAYATSKVTSAPFDNKLVRVARDDAAAFIATDGQWRGARLESALDYLRRTRPKLHASDLELAQAILVQ; translated from the coding sequence ATGGCTTTTTCATACCGCCTGTTGATTGTCCCGTTACTGTTCTGTGCCTGCTGGGCACCGTTGGCTTCGGCCTTTGACGTCTCCGTTCAGAGCACCGTTGTCAGCGCGTATGCCACCAGCAAGGTGACGTCCGCGCCGTTTGATAACAAGTTGGTCCGGGTTGCCAGGGATGATGCTGCCGCTTTCATTGCCACTGACGGCCAATGGCGGGGCGCACGCCTGGAGTCCGCGCTGGATTACCTGCGCCGTACCCGGCCAAAACTTCATGCAAGCGACCTTGAACTGGCGCAAGCAATTCTCGTCCAATAA
- a CDS encoding NAD(P) transhydrogenase subunit alpha codes for MEELISPGIYNLIIFVLAIYVGYHVVWNVTPALHTPLMAVTNAISAIVIVGAMLAAALTVTPLGKTMGTLAVALAAVNVFGGFLVTRRMLEMFKKKAPKVKEEAPK; via the coding sequence ATGGAAGAGCTTATCTCCCCCGGTATCTACAACCTGATCATCTTTGTGCTGGCGATTTACGTCGGTTACCACGTGGTCTGGAACGTGACGCCCGCGCTGCATACGCCGTTGATGGCCGTGACCAATGCGATTTCGGCCATCGTGATCGTCGGCGCCATGCTCGCCGCCGCCCTCACGGTGACACCGCTGGGCAAGACCATGGGCACCCTGGCCGTGGCCCTGGCGGCGGTCAACGTATTTGGTGGTTTCCTGGTCACCCGGCGAATGCTTGAGATGTTCAAGAAAAAAGCCCCGAAAGTAAAAGAAGAGGCGCCCAAGTAA